One window from the genome of Xiphophorus hellerii strain 12219 chromosome 16, Xiphophorus_hellerii-4.1, whole genome shotgun sequence encodes:
- the slc2a6 gene encoding solute carrier family 2, facilitated glucose transporter member 6, translating to MNSENTPLLRRTASSLSEISNSRLYLAVFSAVLGNFSFGYSLVYPSPVLPKLTSPDADPRLRMNPNQAAWFGSIYSLGAAAGGLGAMLLNDLIGRKMSIMMSAVPSTAGYTLMGGAVNLSMLHGGRFLTGVAGGMTAASIPVYISEVSHKKVRGALGSCPQITAVFGTLTLYALGLVVPWRWLAVAGSVPAVLMVILLVFMPSSPRRLLSLGQEQKAEKALRWLRGSKYNTSIELNAIQHSINTQVKITWAQLGKPIYYRPILISVGMRFLQQMTGITPILVYLEPIFAKSNVSLEPRYDAAIVGAVRLLSVAVAASLMDKAGRKALLYTSSMLMFLSSLTLTMISHTTPCPAVNITAPNSELGNTLQASQETALSFVPLISTVVFIFGYAMGWGPITWLLMSEVLPLVARGVASGLCVTVSWVTAFALTHAFTLLVDAYGLYAPYLMFTVVCVFCLLFNAVCIPETRKRSLEEIENYFRTGRTFTIRQNHPSVVSS from the exons ATGAACTCCGAGAATACGCCACTGCTACGAAGAACTGCATCATCTCTCTCCGAg ATCAGTAACTCCAGATTGTATCTAGCCGTGTTCTCAGCAGTTCTTGGTAACTTCAGCTTTGGTTACTCCCTGGTCTATCCGTCCCCCGTCCTGCCGAAGCTCACAAGTCCCGATGCAGACCCTCGGCTCCGGATGAACCCGAACCAGGCCGCCTGGTTCGGGTCCATCTACTCCCTGGGTGCAGCAGCCGGGGGTCTCGGGGCGATGCTGCTCAACGACCTGATTGGACGGAAGATGAGCATCATGATGTCAGCGGTTCCCTCGACTGCTGG ATACACGCTGATGGGAGGAGCCGTGAACTTGTCGATGCTCCACGGGGGCCGATTCTTAACCGGAGTTGCCGGGGGGATGACGGCTGCTTCAATTCCA GTTTACATCTCAGAGGTCTCCCACAAAAAAGTCAGAGGGGCCCTGGGCTCCTGCCCCCAGATCACAGCCGTGTTTGGCACCCTGACGCTCTACGCCCTTG GTCTGGTGGTGCCGTGGCGGTGGCTGGCGGTGGCGGGGTCCGTGCCAGCCGTGCTGATGGTCATCCTGCTGGTGTTCATGCCTTCCTCCCCGAGGAGACTCCTCTCCCTCGGCCAAGAGCAGAAAGCGGAAAAAGCCCTCCGCTGGCTGAGAGGAAGCAAATACAACACGAGCATAGAGCTCAACGCCATACAG cACAGCATTAACACACAGGTTAAGATCACCTGGGCTCAGCTGGGCAAGCCCATCTATTACCGGCCAATCCTGATCTCAGTTGGGATGCGTTTCCTGCAACAGATGACGGGAATCACGCCAATTCTGGTTTACCTGGAGCCGATCTTTGCTAAGAGCAATGTCTCCCTGGAGCCCAG GTACGATGCTGCCATCGTGGGTGCAGTCCGCCTCCTCTCTGTCGCTGTGGCAGCAAGCCTGATGGACAAGGCAGGACGTAAAGCCCTGCTGTACACGTCAAGCATGCTGATGTTCCTGTCCTCTCTGACGCTGACCATGATCTCCCACACCACACCTTGCCCAGCTGTAAATATTACGGCTCCGAACTCTGAGCTGGGCAACACGTTACAGGCCAGCCAGGAAACGGCTTTGAGCTTCGTCCCGCTCATCAGTACAGTGGTGTTTATATTCG GATACGCCATGGGATGGGGACCAATCACTTGGCTGCTGATGTCAGAGGTGTTGCCGCTGGTGGCCAGGGGCGTGGCATCAGGCCTGTGTGTCACAGTGAGCTGGGTGACGGCCTTCGCACTCACACACGCCTTCACCCTCCTGGTAGACGCCTACGGCCTGTACGCGCCCTACCTGATGTTCACGGTGGTGTGCGTCTTCTGCCTGCTGTTCAACGCCGTGTGCATCCCAGAGACTCGCAAGCGCTCGTTGGAGGAAATAGAGAACTATTTCAGGACTGGACGCACGTTCACCATCAGGCAAAATCATCCCAGCGTGGTGTCCAGCTGA